In a genomic window of Mycolicibacterium neoaurum VKM Ac-1815D:
- a CDS encoding GNAT family N-acetyltransferase, whose translation MSAPPLSRFTADRRVSVVRDLEPVRAVLDQDPVAACMVACRVQEFGVDPSAIGGELWTRRRPAESLCYAGANLIPLRGGGDDLAAFAAKALSGPRRCSSLVGRAELVMPMWRHLAPGWGPARDVRDDQPLMALTDAPVCAPDPAVRQVRMEELDTYLVAAIEMFIGEVGIDPRMGDGGRSYRRRVAGLIAAGRAWARFERGEVVFKAEIGSQSPTVGQIQGVWVHPDWRGRGLGAAGTAAVSAAVLRGGRIASLYVNGFNHVARATYARIGFTQVGTFATILLD comes from the coding sequence GCGCGACCTGGAGCCCGTGCGTGCGGTCCTGGACCAGGATCCCGTCGCCGCATGCATGGTGGCCTGCCGGGTACAGGAATTCGGGGTGGACCCCAGCGCCATCGGCGGCGAGTTGTGGACGCGCCGGCGCCCTGCCGAATCCCTGTGCTACGCCGGGGCGAACCTGATTCCGCTGCGTGGCGGTGGCGACGATCTCGCCGCCTTCGCGGCCAAGGCGCTCAGCGGCCCGCGGCGCTGTTCGTCGCTGGTCGGCCGGGCCGAGCTGGTGATGCCGATGTGGCGGCATCTGGCGCCCGGGTGGGGACCGGCCCGCGATGTCCGCGATGACCAGCCGCTGATGGCGCTGACCGACGCCCCGGTCTGCGCCCCCGATCCGGCGGTTCGCCAGGTTCGGATGGAAGAGCTGGACACCTACCTGGTGGCCGCGATCGAGATGTTCATCGGCGAGGTCGGTATCGATCCGCGGATGGGCGACGGTGGCCGCAGCTACCGCCGTCGGGTCGCCGGCCTGATCGCTGCGGGGCGTGCCTGGGCGCGATTCGAGCGCGGCGAGGTCGTCTTCAAGGCCGAGATCGGTTCGCAGTCACCGACGGTCGGGCAGATTCAGGGTGTCTGGGTGCACCCGGACTGGCGTGGCCGGGGGCTGGGTGCAGCCGGGACCGCGGCGGTGTCGGCCGCAGTGCTGCGCGGCGGCCGTATCGCGAGCCTCTATGTCAACGGGTTCAATCACGTCGCGCGCGCGACCTACGCCCGGATCGGTTTCACCCAGGTCGGCACGTTCGCCACGATCCTGCTCGACTGA
- a CDS encoding penicillin-binding transpeptidase domain-containing protein, with amino-acid sequence MTTQASVTTSVSRRARLRTAVAVLAVAALGTSLSACTPKPDGPEPAAAKFFAALSTGDTAGAAALADKPEEAKEALNEAWAGLQANRLDTQITGSKYELDTGTVKYRYTWHLPKERTWTYDGELNMVRNEGQWEVRWTTTGLHPGLGANQTLALRADPPRRASVNERSGSDVLVPGYLYHYALDARAAGAELMPTARAIVDALRPFDATLDAQRLAEEASSKATPLSLITLRKTDHDRVFAAIGSRPGVVATPQPEMLPTDEKFAPAIVQEVKKAVSGDLAGEPGWRVVSVNQNGVDVAVLSEEPGTPAPSVTISLDRSVQNAAQDAVNMVGKKAMIVAIKPSTGEILAVAQNAAADVDGPTATMGLYPPGSTFKIVTAAAALERDMATPNTLLGCPGTLDIGHRTVTNYNAFDLGTVPLSRAFANSCNTTFAELASVMPPRGLTTAAARYGLGPDFIVDGVPTVTGSVPPTVDLAERTEDGFGQGKVLASPFGMALVAATVAAGKTPVPHLIEGRQTEIHGQAGEPLNPEIVDGLRPMMRLVVTNGTAKDLNGLGDVRGKTGEAEFDGGSHAWFTGYRGDMAFAALIVGGGSSEYAVRMCRDMLNGLPPDYLA; translated from the coding sequence ATGACAACACAGGCATCGGTGACCACATCCGTATCACGGCGTGCGCGGCTGCGGACCGCGGTCGCCGTGCTGGCTGTCGCTGCCCTCGGCACCTCGCTGAGCGCCTGCACGCCGAAACCCGACGGACCCGAGCCCGCTGCCGCGAAGTTCTTCGCGGCGCTGTCCACCGGGGACACCGCCGGCGCCGCGGCCCTGGCCGACAAGCCCGAGGAGGCCAAGGAGGCGCTCAACGAGGCCTGGGCGGGTCTGCAGGCCAACCGGCTGGACACCCAGATCACCGGATCGAAGTACGAACTCGATACCGGCACAGTGAAATACCGCTACACCTGGCACCTGCCCAAGGAGCGGACCTGGACCTATGACGGTGAGCTCAACATGGTCCGCAACGAGGGACAGTGGGAGGTCCGCTGGACCACCACCGGCCTGCACCCGGGACTCGGTGCCAACCAGACCTTGGCCCTGCGCGCCGATCCGCCGCGGCGGGCCTCGGTCAACGAACGCTCCGGCAGCGATGTGTTGGTGCCGGGCTACCTGTATCACTACGCCCTCGACGCACGCGCCGCCGGCGCCGAGCTGATGCCGACGGCCCGCGCCATCGTCGACGCGCTGCGACCGTTCGACGCCACCCTCGATGCCCAGCGTCTGGCGGAGGAGGCCAGCTCGAAGGCCACCCCGCTGAGCCTGATCACCCTGCGCAAGACCGACCACGACCGGGTGTTCGCGGCGATCGGCTCGCGACCTGGCGTGGTGGCCACACCGCAACCGGAGATGCTGCCGACCGACGAGAAGTTCGCGCCGGCGATCGTCCAGGAGGTCAAGAAGGCGGTCAGCGGTGATCTGGCCGGTGAGCCGGGTTGGCGGGTGGTCAGCGTCAACCAGAACGGTGTCGACGTCGCCGTGCTCAGCGAGGAGCCCGGCACCCCGGCGCCGTCGGTGACCATCAGCCTGGACCGCTCGGTGCAGAACGCGGCGCAGGACGCGGTGAACATGGTCGGCAAGAAGGCGATGATCGTGGCCATCAAGCCGTCGACCGGCGAGATCCTGGCCGTGGCGCAGAACGCTGCCGCCGATGTCGACGGTCCCACCGCGACGATGGGCCTCTACCCGCCAGGGTCGACGTTCAAGATCGTCACCGCGGCCGCGGCTCTCGAACGCGATATGGCCACTCCCAACACCCTGCTCGGCTGTCCGGGCACCCTGGACATCGGGCACCGCACCGTGACCAACTACAACGCCTTCGACCTCGGCACCGTGCCACTGTCGCGGGCCTTCGCCAACTCCTGCAACACCACCTTCGCCGAGCTGGCCAGCGTGATGCCGCCGCGTGGACTGACCACCGCGGCCGCCCGCTACGGACTGGGACCCGACTTCATCGTCGACGGCGTGCCGACGGTCACCGGATCGGTGCCGCCCACGGTCGATCTCGCCGAACGTACCGAGGACGGGTTCGGCCAGGGCAAGGTGCTGGCGAGCCCCTTCGGCATGGCCCTCGTCGCGGCGACGGTCGCGGCGGGCAAGACCCCGGTGCCGCACCTGATCGAGGGACGTCAGACCGAGATCCACGGGCAGGCGGGCGAGCCGCTGAACCCGGAGATCGTCGACGGGCTGCGGCCGATGATGCGGCTGGTGGTGACCAACGGCACCGCCAAGGACCTCAACGGACTCGGCGATGTGCGGGGCAAGACCGGTGAGGCCGAGTTCGACGGCGGCTCCCACGCCTGGTTCACCGGCTATCGCGGAGACATGGCGTTCGCCGCGCTCATCGTCGGCGGCGGCAGCTCGGAGTACGCGGTGCGGATGTGCCGCGACATGCTCAACGGGTTGCCCCCGGATTACTTGGCCTAG
- a CDS encoding DUF1707 SHOCT-like domain-containing protein: MTDDLTLRVSDADRNGTLRRLHNAVALGLIDIEEFEERSARVASARLHSDLTALVDDLPGPGAIVTSAADRVELRGVMGSLKRQGEWVVPTRLALTRRMGSVDLDLTRARFAGPMVVIELDLKFGSLDLRLPAGASASIDDVEVVVGSARDHRADAPAEGTPHIILTGKVVCGSVDIRGPRRTWKPSLRTPVRRGPRSR; the protein is encoded by the coding sequence GTGACCGACGATCTGACGCTGCGGGTCTCCGATGCGGACCGCAACGGCACGCTGCGCAGGCTGCACAACGCTGTCGCGCTCGGGCTCATCGATATCGAGGAGTTCGAGGAGCGCTCCGCGCGGGTGGCCTCGGCCCGACTGCATTCGGATCTGACCGCCCTGGTCGACGACCTGCCCGGCCCCGGTGCGATCGTCACCTCCGCCGCCGACCGGGTCGAACTGCGGGGCGTGATGGGTTCGCTGAAACGCCAGGGGGAGTGGGTGGTTCCGACCCGGCTGGCGCTCACCCGGCGCATGGGTTCGGTGGACCTGGACCTGACCCGCGCGCGGTTCGCCGGACCGATGGTGGTGATCGAACTCGATCTCAAGTTCGGCTCACTCGACCTGCGCCTGCCCGCCGGCGCCAGCGCCTCCATCGACGATGTGGAGGTGGTGGTCGGCAGCGCCCGCGATCACCGCGCCGACGCACCCGCCGAGGGCACCCCGCACATCATCCTCACCGGCAAGGTGGTCTGCGGGTCGGTGGACATCCGCGGGCCGCGGCGCACCTGGAAGCCGAGCCTGCGGACACCGGTACGGCGCGGCCCCCGATCTCGGTAG
- the map gene encoding type I methionyl aminopeptidase has translation MPVRAPLRSGELSPTLPVPKSIERPEYVWKPTAAEGSEPWVQTPEVIEKMRVAGRIAAGALLEAGKAVAPGVTTDHLDRVAHDYMIDHGAYPSTLGYKGFPKSCCTSLNEVICHGIPDSTVIADGDIVNIDVTAYIDGVHGDTNATFLAGDVSEEHRLLVERTHEATMRAIKAVKPGRQLSIVGRVIEAYANRFGYNVVRDFTGHGIGETFHNGLVVLHYDQPAVDTVLEPGMTFTIEPMINLGSLDYEIWDDGWTVATRDLKWTAQFEHTLVVTEDGAEILTLP, from the coding sequence ATGCCTGTTCGTGCCCCATTGCGCTCCGGAGAGCTGTCACCGACCCTGCCGGTGCCCAAATCGATCGAGCGCCCGGAGTACGTCTGGAAGCCCACGGCAGCCGAGGGCAGCGAGCCCTGGGTCCAGACCCCGGAGGTCATCGAGAAGATGCGAGTCGCCGGGCGCATCGCCGCGGGCGCGCTGCTCGAGGCGGGCAAGGCCGTCGCGCCCGGTGTCACCACCGACCACCTCGACCGGGTGGCCCACGACTACATGATCGACCACGGTGCCTATCCGTCGACGCTCGGCTACAAGGGCTTTCCCAAATCGTGCTGCACCTCGCTCAACGAGGTCATCTGTCACGGCATCCCGGATTCGACGGTGATCGCCGACGGTGACATCGTCAACATCGACGTCACCGCCTATATCGACGGCGTGCACGGCGACACCAACGCGACCTTCCTGGCCGGCGATGTCTCCGAGGAACACCGACTGCTCGTCGAACGCACCCACGAGGCGACCATGCGGGCGATCAAGGCCGTCAAACCCGGTCGTCAGCTCTCGATCGTCGGACGGGTCATCGAGGCGTATGCCAACCGGTTCGGCTACAACGTGGTTCGCGATTTCACCGGGCACGGCATCGGTGAGACGTTCCACAACGGGCTGGTCGTCCTGCACTACGACCAGCCGGCCGTCGATACCGTGCTGGAGCCCGGGATGACGTTCACCATCGAACCGATGATCAACCTCGGATCGCTGGACTACGAGATCTGGGATGATGGCTGGACGGTGGCGACCCGGGACCTGAAGTGGACGGCCCAGTTCGAGCACACGCTCGTCGTCACCGAGGACGGTGCCGAGATTCTGACCCTGCCTTGA
- a CDS encoding cobyric acid synthase, with amino-acid sequence MRGALLIAGTTSDAGKSMVVAGLCKLLARKGISVAPFKAQNMSNNSAVTVEGGEIGRAQAVQARACGLAPSVRFNPVLLKPGSDRTSQLVVRGQVAGTMAAGDYFTKRSQLAEIVNDELRSLRTEFDVVICEGAGSPAEINLRATDLSNMGLARAADLPVVVVGDIDRGGLLAHLFGTVAVLSPQDQRLISGFLVNKFRGDPGLLAPGLDQLRELTGRPTYGVIPYLDELWMDTEDSLSVQAGRTLGAPVPAVGRDGLRVGAIRLPRISNSTDVEALACEPGVQVHWITEPAELVDVDVVVLPGSKATVSDLDWLRARGLADAVTAHAAAGGPVLGVCGGFQMLCRSIDDPVESKAGTVAGLGLLSADIVFAQQKTLRHWESPLTGYEIHHGQVVGGAEADWLGVGIRRDQVYGTHWHGLLDNDELRRAWLAEVAEAAGRTGFVVATDVSVPARRDAQLDAMADALQAHVDIDALLALLSGAPQRPVITHHAR; translated from the coding sequence TTGAGGGGCGCACTGCTGATCGCCGGCACCACCTCCGATGCCGGTAAATCGATGGTGGTGGCCGGGCTCTGTAAGTTGCTGGCGCGCAAGGGCATCAGCGTGGCGCCATTCAAGGCGCAGAACATGAGCAACAACTCCGCGGTGACGGTCGAGGGTGGTGAGATCGGCCGGGCGCAGGCGGTTCAGGCCCGCGCCTGTGGGCTGGCGCCCAGCGTGCGATTCAACCCCGTGCTGCTCAAACCAGGTAGTGACCGCACTTCCCAGCTGGTGGTGCGCGGCCAGGTCGCAGGCACCATGGCCGCCGGCGACTATTTCACCAAGCGCAGCCAGCTCGCCGAGATCGTCAACGACGAATTGCGGTCCTTGCGAACCGAATTCGACGTCGTCATCTGTGAGGGGGCCGGCTCGCCTGCCGAGATCAACCTGCGCGCCACCGATCTGTCGAACATGGGTCTGGCGCGCGCCGCCGACCTGCCGGTGGTGGTGGTCGGTGATATCGACCGTGGTGGCCTGCTGGCCCACCTGTTCGGCACCGTCGCCGTGCTGTCGCCGCAGGACCAGCGACTGATCAGCGGATTCCTGGTCAACAAGTTCCGCGGCGATCCGGGACTGTTGGCGCCCGGACTGGACCAGCTGCGCGAGCTGACCGGCCGCCCCACCTACGGGGTGATCCCGTACCTGGACGAGCTGTGGATGGACACCGAGGACTCGTTGTCGGTACAGGCCGGCCGCACCTTGGGCGCACCGGTCCCCGCCGTGGGACGCGACGGTTTGCGCGTCGGGGCGATCCGGCTGCCGCGCATCTCCAATTCCACCGATGTCGAGGCGCTGGCCTGTGAACCCGGCGTGCAGGTGCACTGGATCACCGAACCCGCCGAGCTCGTCGACGTTGACGTCGTGGTGTTGCCGGGCAGCAAGGCCACGGTGTCGGATCTGGACTGGCTGCGGGCCCGTGGGTTGGCTGACGCGGTGACCGCCCACGCGGCGGCCGGTGGTCCGGTACTCGGTGTGTGCGGTGGCTTCCAGATGCTGTGCCGATCGATCGATGATCCGGTCGAGTCGAAGGCGGGCACCGTCGCCGGACTGGGTCTGCTGTCCGCCGATATCGTCTTCGCGCAGCAGAAGACTTTGCGGCACTGGGAATCCCCACTGACCGGTTATGAGATACACCACGGTCAGGTCGTCGGTGGCGCGGAGGCCGACTGGTTGGGCGTCGGCATCCGGCGCGACCAGGTGTACGGCACCCACTGGCACGGCCTGCTCGACAACGACGAACTGCGCCGGGCCTGGCTGGCCGAGGTCGCCGAGGCGGCCGGTCGGACCGGCTTCGTGGTGGCAACCGATGTCAGCGTGCCCGCCCGCCGGGACGCCCAGCTCGACGCGATGGCCGATGCGTTGCAGGCACATGTCGACATCGACGCGCTGCTGGCGCTGCTGTCGGGCGCCCCGCAGCGTCCGGTCATCACCCACCACGCTCGGTAG
- a CDS encoding alpha/beta hydrolase: MPTTTVTVDGTGFAVDVAGPENAGVVVLLGSAQLAPAAYDGVCQRLHTASLRTVVIAAHPKLDAATVIAIMDTFDIRWSTLVGDRAGAEIAWELAATRLDRFTGLVVIDRGHPRVADEAGVTRDENCTPVEVATTVLVSNAKAADVAKASQRYVYGEFRLVELLGRRNAGESTAQLAAEIVMRTSTW; encoded by the coding sequence ATGCCCACCACGACCGTGACCGTCGACGGAACTGGATTCGCGGTGGACGTCGCGGGTCCGGAGAACGCCGGTGTGGTGGTGCTGCTCGGCTCGGCACAACTGGCACCCGCCGCCTATGACGGGGTGTGCCAACGGCTGCACACCGCATCGCTGCGCACCGTGGTGATCGCCGCTCACCCGAAACTGGATGCGGCGACGGTCATCGCGATCATGGACACCTTCGACATCCGGTGGAGCACCCTGGTCGGTGATCGCGCCGGCGCCGAGATCGCCTGGGAGCTTGCCGCGACCCGCCTGGACCGGTTCACCGGTCTGGTGGTCATCGATCGCGGTCACCCGCGGGTCGCCGATGAGGCCGGGGTGACCCGTGACGAGAACTGCACGCCGGTCGAGGTGGCGACGACGGTACTGGTCAGCAACGCCAAGGCCGCCGATGTCGCCAAGGCCAGCCAGCGCTATGTCTACGGTGAGTTCCGTCTCGTCGAATTGTTGGGCCGTCGTAATGCCGGCGAATCGACGGCGCAACTGGCCGCCGAGATCGTGATGCGCACCAGCACCTGGTGA
- a CDS encoding glutamine synthetase family protein has protein sequence MLTQAELERLVAAGEIDTVIVAFPDMQGRLTGKRVSARLFVEEVAAHGAECCNYLLAVDVDMNTVEGYAMSSWETGYGDMVMTPDFDTLRLLPWLPGSALLMADLSFTDGKPVAPAPRSILAAQLKRLADRGLSAYVGTELEFMVFDDTFRDAWKAGYRGLTPASDYNIDYAMLASTRMEPLLRDIRLGMDGAGMYCEGVKGECNLGQQEIAFRYDEALVTCDNHTIYKNGAKEIADQHGKSLTFMAKFDEREGNSCHIHISLRGAGADNDGEAVFADDNDPLGMSAMFRSFVAGQLATLREMSLWYAPNINSYKRFADGSFAPTAVAWGLDNRTCALRVVGHGQGMRMENRAPGGDVNQYLAVAALIAGGLHGIDNELELPDALAGNAYTSGADRLPTTLAEAADLFEASQVARDAFGDEVVEHYLNNARVELKAFNAAVTDWERVRGFERL, from the coding sequence ATGCTGACGCAAGCCGAATTGGAGCGTCTCGTCGCCGCCGGAGAGATCGACACGGTCATCGTCGCCTTCCCCGACATGCAGGGCAGGCTGACCGGTAAACGGGTATCAGCACGGCTGTTCGTCGAGGAAGTCGCCGCCCACGGCGCCGAATGCTGTAACTACCTGCTGGCCGTCGACGTGGACATGAACACCGTCGAGGGCTACGCCATGTCCAGCTGGGAAACCGGCTACGGCGATATGGTCATGACCCCCGACTTCGACACGCTGCGCCTGCTGCCCTGGTTGCCCGGCTCGGCGCTGCTGATGGCCGATTTGTCGTTCACAGACGGTAAGCCGGTCGCCCCCGCGCCGCGCAGCATCCTGGCCGCGCAGCTCAAGCGGCTGGCCGACCGCGGGCTGAGTGCGTATGTGGGCACCGAGCTGGAGTTCATGGTTTTCGACGACACCTTCCGCGATGCGTGGAAGGCGGGATATCGCGGGCTGACCCCGGCCAGCGACTACAACATCGACTACGCGATGCTGGCCTCGACCCGGATGGAACCGCTGCTACGCGACATCCGACTCGGCATGGACGGCGCCGGGATGTACTGCGAGGGTGTCAAGGGAGAGTGCAACCTCGGCCAGCAGGAGATCGCCTTCCGGTACGACGAAGCGCTGGTCACCTGCGACAACCACACCATCTACAAGAACGGTGCCAAGGAGATCGCCGACCAGCACGGCAAGTCGCTGACCTTCATGGCCAAGTTCGACGAACGCGAGGGCAACAGCTGCCACATCCACATATCTCTTCGGGGTGCAGGCGCGGACAATGACGGAGAAGCCGTCTTCGCCGATGACAATGATCCGCTCGGGATGTCGGCGATGTTCCGCAGCTTCGTTGCCGGCCAGCTGGCCACGCTGCGCGAGATGAGCCTGTGGTACGCGCCGAACATCAACTCCTACAAGAGATTCGCCGACGGCAGTTTCGCCCCGACTGCGGTGGCCTGGGGACTGGACAACCGGACCTGCGCGCTGCGCGTCGTCGGGCACGGCCAGGGCATGCGGATGGAGAACCGGGCGCCCGGTGGTGATGTCAACCAGTACCTGGCCGTCGCCGCACTTATCGCCGGTGGGCTTCACGGTATCGACAACGAGCTGGAACTCCCGGATGCGTTGGCAGGCAATGCCTATACCAGCGGTGCCGACCGCCTGCCGACCACCCTGGCCGAGGCCGCCGATCTCTTCGAGGCATCGCAGGTCGCGCGCGATGCGTTCGGTGACGAGGTCGTCGAGCACTACCTCAACAACGCTCGTGTCGAGCTGAAGGCCTTCAACGCCGCCGTCACCGACTGGGAGAGAGTGCGTGGTTTTGAACGGCTCTGA
- a CDS encoding gamma-glutamyl-gamma-aminobutyrate hydrolase family protein, with product MNGSENPVLGLTTYLQQAQTGVWDVQASFLPAIYLQGVNLAGGAAVLLPPQQPDVADRVLDGLDGLIITGGRDVDPAAYGQGRHQLTDEPAGDRDAWEFALVERALARRLPVLGICRGAQVLNVVLGGTLHQHLPDVLGHSRHQLGNAVFTTSAVVTVPGTRLAALIGENTDAQCYHHQGIDRLGRGLIVSALDGADRTIEAVELDPGAHPDQFAIAVQWHPEERLDDLRLFAAVVAAAREYAHTRHPSTESVS from the coding sequence TTGAACGGCTCTGAGAATCCGGTCCTGGGCCTGACGACCTATCTGCAGCAGGCCCAGACCGGTGTCTGGGATGTGCAGGCCAGCTTCCTGCCCGCCATCTATCTGCAGGGGGTGAACCTGGCAGGCGGCGCAGCTGTACTGCTACCGCCCCAGCAGCCCGACGTCGCAGACCGGGTGCTCGACGGGCTCGACGGGCTGATCATCACCGGTGGCCGTGATGTCGATCCCGCGGCCTACGGTCAGGGCAGGCACCAGCTGACCGATGAGCCCGCCGGTGATCGCGATGCCTGGGAGTTCGCCCTCGTCGAGCGGGCGTTGGCGCGTCGACTTCCGGTGCTCGGGATCTGCCGCGGTGCACAGGTTCTCAACGTCGTGCTCGGTGGCACACTGCACCAGCATCTGCCCGATGTGCTCGGGCACAGCCGCCACCAACTCGGCAACGCGGTGTTCACCACCTCCGCGGTGGTGACGGTGCCCGGCACCCGGCTTGCCGCGCTGATCGGTGAGAACACCGATGCCCAGTGCTATCACCACCAGGGCATCGACCGGCTCGGACGCGGGCTCATCGTCAGCGCGCTCGACGGTGCCGACCGCACCATCGAGGCCGTGGAACTCGACCCCGGTGCCCACCCGGACCAGTTCGCGATCGCCGTGCAATGGCATCCCGAGGAGCGTCTGGACGATCTGCGGCTGTTCGCCGCCGTCGTCGCCGCCGCCCGGGAGTACGCGCACACCAGACATCCATCGACAGAAAGCGTTTCATGA
- a CDS encoding aldehyde dehydrogenase family protein → MTSCDVINPATEQLLRRVELLDVAAVDDAVARAVVAQRKWARLAPAERAAALRAFAAAVDTHIGELAALEVANSGHPIGQAEWEAGHVRDVLNFYAASPERLSGKQIPVAGGIDVTFNEPLGVVGIITPWNFPMTIASWGFAPALAAGNAVLVKPAEWTPLTTLRLAELAVTAGLDPDLFQVLPGAGPVVGERFVTHEHVRKVVFTGSTAVGTRVMAGAAAHVKRVTLELGGKSANIIFDDCDLERAAATAPYGVFDNAGQDCCARSRILVQRNVYERFMELLEPAVAAVKVGDPTSPETEMGPLVSRRHWESVHSYVPDDAPIAFRGSAPEGPGFWFPPTVLTPRRTDRTVTEEIFGPVVTVLPFDDEADAIALANDTEYGLSGSIWTDNLSRALRVSRAVEAGNLSVNSHSSVRYTTPFGGFKQSGLGRELGPDAPLSFTETKNVFIAVGEAQ, encoded by the coding sequence ATGACCAGCTGTGACGTCATCAACCCGGCGACCGAGCAACTGCTGCGCCGGGTCGAATTACTCGACGTCGCCGCCGTCGACGATGCGGTGGCCCGTGCCGTCGTCGCGCAACGGAAGTGGGCCCGGCTCGCACCCGCGGAGCGGGCGGCCGCATTGCGTGCCTTCGCTGCGGCCGTCGATACCCACATCGGCGAGCTCGCCGCCCTGGAGGTGGCCAACTCCGGGCACCCGATCGGGCAGGCCGAATGGGAGGCCGGTCATGTCCGCGATGTGCTGAACTTCTATGCGGCCAGCCCGGAACGCCTGTCCGGCAAGCAGATCCCGGTCGCCGGTGGCATCGACGTGACGTTCAACGAACCGCTCGGAGTGGTGGGGATCATCACCCCGTGGAACTTCCCGATGACCATCGCGTCCTGGGGATTCGCACCCGCGCTGGCCGCAGGCAATGCCGTGCTGGTCAAACCCGCCGAGTGGACCCCGCTGACCACGCTGCGGCTGGCCGAGCTGGCCGTCACCGCGGGCCTGGACCCCGACCTGTTTCAGGTGCTGCCCGGCGCCGGCCCGGTGGTCGGGGAGCGGTTCGTCACCCACGAACACGTTCGCAAGGTCGTCTTCACCGGATCCACCGCGGTGGGCACCCGGGTGATGGCCGGGGCCGCCGCGCACGTCAAGCGGGTGACCCTGGAACTGGGCGGCAAGAGCGCCAACATCATCTTCGACGACTGCGATCTGGAACGAGCGGCGGCGACCGCGCCCTACGGCGTGTTCGACAACGCCGGACAGGATTGCTGCGCACGTAGCCGGATCCTGGTGCAACGCAATGTCTACGAGCGATTCATGGAACTCCTCGAGCCCGCCGTGGCCGCGGTCAAGGTGGGTGACCCGACATCGCCGGAGACCGAGATGGGGCCGCTGGTATCGCGCAGGCATTGGGAGTCGGTGCACAGCTACGTGCCCGACGACGCGCCGATCGCGTTCCGCGGATCGGCGCCCGAGGGCCCCGGGTTCTGGTTCCCGCCGACCGTCCTGACCCCGCGGCGCACCGACCGCACCGTCACCGAGGAGATCTTCGGACCCGTCGTCACGGTGCTGCCGTTCGACGACGAGGCCGATGCCATCGCGCTGGCCAACGACACCGAATACGGTCTGTCCGGTTCGATCTGGACCGACAACCTGTCGCGGGCGCTACGGGTGTCCCGCGCCGTCGAGGCGGGCAACCTGAGCGTCAACTCGCATTCCTCGGTCCGCTACACCACCCCCTTCGGTGGCTTCAAGCAATCCGGTCTCGGCCGGGAGCTCGGTCCGGACGCGCCGCTGTCCTTCACCGAGACCAAGAACGTATTCATCGCCGTCGGCGAAGCCCAGTAG
- a CDS encoding 3-oxoacyl-ACP reductase, producing MDLTQRLKDKVAVITGGASGIGLAAAKRMQAEGAIVVIGDVDPATGQSVANDLNVTFVQVDVSDPVAVDNLFDTAFEVHGGVDIAFNNAGISPPEDDLIENTSLDAWQRVQDINLKSVFLCSKAALRHMVPAQRGSIINTASFVAVMGSATSQISYTASKGGVLAMSRELGVQFARQGIRVNALCPGPVNTPLLKELFAKDPERAARRLVHVPVGRFAEPEELAAAVAFLASDDASFITGSSFLVDGGISSAYVTPL from the coding sequence GTGGATCTGACCCAGCGACTCAAGGACAAGGTCGCCGTCATCACCGGTGGTGCCAGCGGGATCGGCCTGGCCGCCGCGAAGCGCATGCAGGCCGAGGGCGCCATCGTGGTCATCGGTGATGTCGACCCGGCCACCGGCCAGTCGGTCGCCAACGATCTCAACGTGACCTTCGTCCAGGTCGACGTCTCCGACCCGGTCGCGGTGGACAACCTGTTCGACACCGCCTTCGAGGTACACGGCGGGGTGGACATCGCCTTCAACAACGCAGGAATCAGCCCGCCCGAGGACGACCTGATCGAGAACACCAGCCTGGATGCCTGGCAACGGGTGCAGGACATCAACCTCAAATCGGTCTTCCTCTGCTCCAAAGCCGCACTGCGGCACATGGTTCCCGCGCAGCGCGGGTCGATCATCAACACCGCGTCGTTCGTCGCGGTGATGGGTTCGGCGACCTCGCAGATCTCCTACACCGCCTCCAAGGGGGGCGTACTGGCCATGTCGCGAGAGCTCGGTGTGCAATTCGCGCGCCAGGGTATCCGGGTCAATGCGTTGTGCCCCGGACCGGTGAACACCCCGCTGCTCAAGGAGCTGTTCGCCAAGGATCCCGAACGCGCGGCCCGCAGGCTGGTGCACGTGCCGGTCGGCCGGTTCGCCGAACCCGAGGAGCTCGCCGCCGCGGTGGCCTTCCTGGCCAGCGATGACGCCTCGTTCATCACCGGCTCGTCGTTCCTCGTCGACGGCGGCATCAGCTCGGCCTATGTGACACCGCTGTAG